The Mercurialis annua linkage group LG2, ddMerAnnu1.2, whole genome shotgun sequence genome contains a region encoding:
- the LOC126669840 gene encoding calcium uniporter protein 6, mitochondrial-like, which produces MWRSFLIKHVLSAASPPRTAPVVATVTHPIRWSIQQPNCYSLFNFNFSSVSSSSSSNGEKKADSDEEQGGGGSATENITCGEVKRLMRLVNVESLKMKLGMEGKEIITYSELIKECEKTGVARSKEEAIVFARVLDDAGVILLFRDKVYLHPDKVVELVKKAMPLALMAEDDPIREELRTLQDCKENIDILAHKQVRRILWGGLGLAVMQIGLFFRLTFWEFSWDVMEPIAFFSTTTGIIVGYAYFLITSRDPTYQDFMKRLFLSRQRKLFKNQNFDVERFKELQKKLKTPLDANATIKNRVGMELELEDAIHKD; this is translated from the exons atgtGGAGGAGCTTTTTAATCAAACACGTTTTGTCCGCCGCCTCTCCGCCACGGACGGCGCCTGTGGTGGCCACTGTGACTCATCCGATTCGCTGGTCAATTCAGCAACCTAACTGTTactctctttttaattttaatttttcgtcCGTGTCATCATCTTCGTCTTCCAATGGTGAAAAGAAAGCGGACAGTGATGAAGAACAAGGCGGCGGCGGTAGTGCGACGGAGAACATAACGTGTGGGGAAGTGAAGAGGCTGATGAGGTTAGTGAACGTGGAGTCGTTGAAAATGAAGCTGGGAATGGAAGGTAAAGAAATAATAACGTATTCGGAACTGATTAAAGAATGTGAAAAAACAGGAGTAGCTAGATCTAAAGAGGAAGCGATTGTGTTTGCTCGTGTTCTTGATGATGCTGGTGTTATTCTTCTTTTTCGTGATAAAGTTTATCTTCATCCCGATAAG GTGGTAGAGCTAGTTAAAAAAGCAATGCCCCTGGCGCTGATGGCTGAAGATGACCCGATAAGGGAGGAGCTAAGGACACTACAAGATTGTAAAGAAAACATAGACATACTAGCACATAAGCAGGTTCGACGTATTCTTTGGGGTGGTCTTGGGTTAGCTGTGATGCAAATTGGACTATTCTTTCGACTAACATTCTGGGAATTTTCATGGGATGTAATGGAACCTATCGCATTTTTTTCCACCACAACTGGCATAATTGTAGGTTATGCCTACTTCTTGATCACTTCAAGAGATCCAACTTACCAAGACTTTATGAAGAGGCTGTTCCTCTCCAGGCAGAGAAAGTTATTCAAGAACCAGAACTTTGATGTTGAGAGATTTAAGGAATTGCAAAAGAAATTAAAGACACCATTGGATGCCAATGCCACTATAAAAAATCGAGTCGGAATGGAATTGGAGCTTGAGGATGCCATACACAAAGACTAA